Below is a window of uncultured Sphaerochaeta sp. DNA.
AATGAGACCCTTCTCCATTTCACTGAGAAAGGTATTGAGCAAATGCTCCATATCCACCGTAGCGGGATCGATACCCCGTCTTTTTAAGAATTCCTCGGTTTTTTGGACACAATCAGACATGCTTCCTCCTATAGGAAATAGAGGCTCACCTATACCTCCACTTCCCTTCCATTTATTTTCAAAGTAAGCGGGCGTACCGCAAAAAATCCTTCATTATCGCTATGCAACAGAAATTTACCCTCTACCCGGACTGATGTACTGACCCGCCTTCCATCCACCACCACGTCAGCGGTGACAATGATGTCAGGAATCTTTCCACTCTGTATCACCGTACCCATCAGGGATGGGAGCGTTACCCCTTCTCCCCAGTCTGTAACTGCAGCCCCTTTAAGCACTGCATGCCCCTCTTCCCAAGCATGGACAGTGAGATATTGGATCGCCACATCGTTCAGGGGGCCTCTCGCTGCTTGCATCAGTGATGCAAAGAAAGAAGTGCCTCCTTCCTTTGTCGCCAAGAACACAGGAAGATATTTCCCTAGATCAGCCTCCTGGAATGTAAGGATGTGTGGAAGTGTCTCACCATCCCTGAAATAGAGATTACTTCCAGGAAGGTCAAGCTTCGGAGTATTCAGAAAGGCTGCAACCGCACAGATTGTCGTGTCAGTAATGGCAGCAATAGCCACAGTGACATCATTTGGGGTTGGCTCTTTTGCCCCAAGGGGGAAGAGCAGACAAAACATCAACAGAAATGGTATCAGGTATTTCATGTGCATCCTTTGTGATATGATAATTCACCACACAAAAGAGAACAACCTATTCATGGGAAAAAGACACAACTTCACTTATATGGTACACTGATGCCATGAATACGCACACTTCCAAACAGACAATATTCTGGTATGACCTTGAAACCTTTGGGCTTGACAGCCGATACGATAGAATCGCCCAGTTTGCAGGGCAACGCACTGATCTCAACCTCAATCCCATTGGCGAGCCTACCGTCCTGTACTGCAAACTCAGCGACGACTACCTGCCCGATCCACTTTCGTGCACCATCACCGGCATTACCCCGCAGGAAGTGAACAAGAAGGGAATGTGCGAAAGCGAATTCATTGCCCGAATCAATGCAGAGTTCTCAAAACCCTCCACCGTGGTTGCAGGATTCAACAATATCCGTTTTGATGATGAGTTCATTCGCAATGCTCTTTATCGAAATTTCTTCGACCCTTACCAGAGAGAGTGGAAGAACAACTGCAGTCGCTGGGATATCATCGACTTGGTACGTGCAGCGTACGACCTACGCCCTGAAGGCATCACCTGGCCCCCCAGAAAGGAGACCACGGGAAACCCAACGTTCCGGCTCACCAGCCTTACCGAGGCAAACAATATCAGCCAGGAAGGAGCGCATGATGCATTGGTAGATGTCAGGGCTACCATTGAAATTGCCCGCCTGATCAAGAACAAACAGCCAAAGCTGTATGATTACTACTTCTCCCTCAGGGCAAAAAGCCAGGTCAAGCGGGTGGTTCCCACGCCCTTCGGGCAACCGGTTCTCTTTACCTCTGCCATGTTCAGCAAGAATGAAGGTTGCTCACGCCTCATCACCCCGATCACCCACATGAAGAGCAATGCCAATGCCATTATCTGTTTTGACCTGAGCAAGGACACCGCTCCACTACTGAGGGCAAATGAGAAAACACTGCTCAAGACAGAGGGTGTTTTCACCCTGGCGATCAACAAGTGTCCGTTTGTCTCCCCGCTGAGTGTGCTTACCGACCAGCTAGCCGTAAAACTCGGGATAGACAAGGATCTAGCCATGTTCCGCCACCAACAAATTGCGAGCCACCCCAAGCTGTTGCTTATCGCACGGAATGTCGAGGACACCTTTGAAGGGGTTGATGATGTGGATTTCCAACTCTACGACCGCTTCTTCGCTGATGCCGACCAGAAGCGCTTTTCCCTGATCCGGGAAGCCGAGCCGAAGGAAAAACTCTCCTTGCACCTGGACTTTGAGGATACCAGGATTCCTACCATGCTCTTCCGTCATGTTGCACGAAATTGGGAGGAAGTACTCACTGAGGAACAACTCCTGAGATGGCGTAGCTTCTGTGCCGAGCGCACACTCAACCCACCAGGAGCCGTCAAGATGAACTGGAATTTCTTCAAACGCAAGATTGAGGAGAGGCTGGCAAGCACCGAGACTCCTGCCCAGGAGAAACTGGTACTTGCCGATCTTAAGCAGTATGGGGAAGAACTCGAGAAACGAATCTTCTTCTAGAGCAGCTTCATTTCCTTTGCTGTTTCCTTGAACGCATCAACCGCCTTGTCCAGATCCTCCAAGGTATGGGTGGCTGAAAGCTGTACCCTGATACGGGCTTTTCCCTTGGGTACCACAGGATAGCAGAATCCAATGACATAGATACCCTTCGTGAGAAGCATGTCAGCCATCTGGACTGCTTTTGCCTCATCGTAGAT
It encodes the following:
- the sbcB gene encoding exodeoxyribonuclease I gives rise to the protein MNTHTSKQTIFWYDLETFGLDSRYDRIAQFAGQRTDLNLNPIGEPTVLYCKLSDDYLPDPLSCTITGITPQEVNKKGMCESEFIARINAEFSKPSTVVAGFNNIRFDDEFIRNALYRNFFDPYQREWKNNCSRWDIIDLVRAAYDLRPEGITWPPRKETTGNPTFRLTSLTEANNISQEGAHDALVDVRATIEIARLIKNKQPKLYDYYFSLRAKSQVKRVVPTPFGQPVLFTSAMFSKNEGCSRLITPITHMKSNANAIICFDLSKDTAPLLRANEKTLLKTEGVFTLAINKCPFVSPLSVLTDQLAVKLGIDKDLAMFRHQQIASHPKLLLIARNVEDTFEGVDDVDFQLYDRFFADADQKRFSLIREAEPKEKLSLHLDFEDTRIPTMLFRHVARNWEEVLTEEQLLRWRSFCAERTLNPPGAVKMNWNFFKRKIEERLASTETPAQEKLVLADLKQYGEELEKRIFF